In Rosa chinensis cultivar Old Blush chromosome 1, RchiOBHm-V2, whole genome shotgun sequence, a genomic segment contains:
- the LOC112171857 gene encoding transcription factor bHLH36 — protein MFPFPHDHQSKDMELQISSSTPHQEDFMQQDLIMMRGSHDVLPSDLQGRSLSNINISEANINNMAADSDERKIMRRDNERQRRQVMAIRTASLRSLLPLELIKGKRSITEHINEAVNYIKQLKEKIQELNAKREELRRVYKHYSSSAHDFSPEIDENLGTKSTSNIMVGLTCWGGVEIVASTNGTNCSELEGFSLSGVLKALLAEGLTVVECASTTANQRLIHSIQCEVDYLACLDLSELQLKLNFLCNSG, from the exons ATGTTTCCTTTCCCTCATGATCATCAAAGCAAAGATATGGAATTACAAATATCTTCGAGTACTCCCCACCAAGAAGATTTTATGCAACAGGATCTGATCATGATGCGGGGTAGTCATGATGTTTTGCCATCTGATCTGCAGGGACGTAGTCTATCCAATATTAATATTAGTGAAGCAAATATTAACAATATGGCTGCTGATTCTGACGAAAGGAAGATCATGCGTAGGGACAACGAGCGCCAAAGAAGACAAGTTATGGCGATTCGCACTGCATCACTTCGATCCCTCCTCCCTCTAGAATTAATCAAG GGAAAACGTTCAATCACCGAGCACATAAATGAAGCAGTGAATTATATAAAGCAGCTGAAGGAAAAGATACAGGAGCTGAATGCCAAGAGGGAAGAGCTTAGAAGGGTGTATAAACATTACAGTAGTTCTGCACATGATTTCAGTCCTGAAATTGATGAAAATTTGGGTACTAAGAGTACTTCCAATATCATGGTTGGCCTAACATGTTGGGGTGGAGTGGAGATTGTGGCAAGTACTAATGGTACAAATTGCAGTGAGCTAGAAGGGTTTTCTCTTTCAGGAGTACTCAAAGCATTGCTTGCAGAGGGCCTTACCGTTGTGGAGTGTGCTTCCACCACAGCAAATCAGAGGTTGATTCACTCTATTCAGTGTGAG GTCGACTATTTGGCATGTCTGGATTTGTCTGAGCTACAACTGAAACTAAATTTTTTATGCAATTCTGGCTAG